In Primulina eburnea isolate SZY01 chromosome 5, ASM2296580v1, whole genome shotgun sequence, a single window of DNA contains:
- the LOC140832922 gene encoding guanine nucleotide-binding protein subunit gamma 2-like codes for MQAGSSGEVRSVVGAIDMRGKHRIAAELKRLEQETRFLEEELELVEKTGKVSFACEELLSSIETTPDPLLPLTCGPMHATWDRWFEGPQDASGCRCCIL; via the exons ATGCAAGCAGGAAGTTCAGGTGAGGTGCGATCGGTCGTGGGAGCAATAGATATGAGAGGGAAACACAGGATTGCTGCTGAATTGAAGAGACTTGAGCAGGAAACTCGATTCTTGGAG GAGGAATTGGAACTAGTTGAGAAAACAGGAAAAGTGTCGTTTGCATGCGAAGA GCTGCTGAGCAGTATTGAAACAACTCCAGATCCACTACTCCCACT GACATGTGGTCCGATGCATGCAACATGGGATAGATGGTTTGAAGGGCCACAAGATGCTTCGGGATGCAGATGCTGCATACTATGA